The nucleotide window CATTCCAGCCTGCAACAATTTCTCCTGGCTTATATTTCATATATTTATTCTCCCTTGACTATTCCTAACATTTCTTTAGTTAAAAGAGAGCATATCGTCTACGCTCTCTTCTTTTTGAAAATATATTTATTATTTTCTTATTCCCAATTTTTCGATTAATTCTCTGTAATTATCCACGTTTCTGTTTTTAACGTAGTTTAATAGTCTTCTTCTTTTACCGACCATTTTCAATAATCCTACTCTTGAGTGAACATCTTTAGGATGTGTTCTCAAATGTTCAGTTAAGTGATTTATTCTTTCAGTAAGTAAAGCTACCTGTACATCTGCAGAACCTGTGTCCTGTGCATTTTTACCATATTGTGTAATAATTTCCTGTTTTGATCTCATTGCCATTTTATTTCCTCCTAATTTTTATTATTTAATCCAAGAACATAACGGCAACTTATGTTCATAGAAAAAATTCACAATTATCTTATCATATTTATAACCTTTTGTAAAGTGCTAAAATTATTTGCCGAATTCCTCTACAAGTAAATCATAGGTAAGTTCCCCTTTATGTTCCTTAATGATTTTATTTCCGTCCATTATCAAATTAAAAGGAAATGCCTGAACTTTAAATCCTGTTAATATTTCACTGCCGGAATCATAGTATATAGGAAATGTGTATTCATTATTTTTAACATATTCTTTTACTTTATCCAAGCTTGAATTTGCTTCTGAATATACAACTATAACATTTACTTTATCCTTATATTCATCGTAAAACTTTTGAATATCAGGTGCTTCGGCTCTACAATGAGGACACCATTCAGCAGCAACTACAAACAAAGTTTTTTTACCGTTGTTTATAATTTTTGAACTTTCATA belongs to Pseudoleptotrichia goodfellowii and includes:
- a CDS encoding TlpA family protein disulfide reductase; its protein translation is MKKIIFLLVIVLFAIGCGKKSDVKAESDGKISNFSLEDLNGNKYESSKIINNGKKTLFVVAAEWCPHCRAEAPDIQKFYDEYKDKVNVIVVYSEANSSLDKVKEYVKNNEYTFPIYYDSGSEILTGFKVQAFPFNLIMDGNKIIKEHKGELTYDLLVEEFGK
- the rpsO gene encoding 30S ribosomal protein S15, producing the protein MAMRSKQEIITQYGKNAQDTGSADVQVALLTERINHLTEHLRTHPKDVHSRVGLLKMVGKRRRLLNYVKNRNVDNYRELIEKLGIRK